The Synchiropus splendidus isolate RoL2022-P1 chromosome 8, RoL_Sspl_1.0, whole genome shotgun sequence nucleotide sequence TATCTGAGTTGTCCTATGCTGTGAGTTGCTACtagcatttttttctcattggtAAGCGACTCTTACTTGTTTTGCACTTTCCAGTCTTATCCAGCAACCAAACTGATCTCTGATCCGCCTGGAGCAAACcggtgtcttgctcagggacacaatgTTGCCATGAGCTAGGATGGAACCAGCAACCTCTCAGCTGTGTTGTTTTATAATAACCTATTCTGCTTTGaataacattatttattatacTTAAACTGTATATTTTACACCAACTTTAACTGGATCATGTTTAAAGTTAACTACATGATTTACAGTTGTGTAGTTTTTAATACTGGCCTGCCTGAACTGACACCACAGGTCCAGTTTTAGGGTGTTAATATGTCATAAGTAATCTTGTCACAGAGGATGACTGCAGAGTGTCACCTTGACCTTGCCGTACGCACCACTCCAGATCGCTCTCACGTGCTGACAGCTGGTTGTTTATGAACTCGCATTGCTCCTGACCTCCACACTCACCCCCTGCCTCATATTTGATCTCACTGCTGTGTCCTTTACAGGAGCTGCCCCCGTACCTCTGCAAGCTGGGTGTTACATTTCAGAGGGGTGAGTATGAGGCCTCAGCATCTGGACATGAACGTCCCCTCTGACCGACAGATGTCAGTTTGTCATGACTGCTCTCATTGTGACCTTGTTTGTGCAGAATGTTTCTGCGAGGGGGCCCAGAACGAGCGCATCCCTCTCCTCAAGGACGTTTTTGATGCCTTCCCCAACACGCCCATCAACATTGACATCAAGGTCAATGACGACAAACTCATCAAGAAGGTCTGCACGGTGTCTTTCCCTTCAGTTTCTCTGAATTTTGCTGGCCTTGCAATTTGAGTTAAGATGATTCAGCATATTTAATAAGCGTCTCTGAGGTATTCAATTGACTGCAAAGTCCCACAGTCGTTTTCTTTGGATTCAGCAAACACAACTACCTCAGTTTCCATAGCGACCACCTCAAGCGCGTGCAGTGCAACACCTGCACTTCCGTTATCTGCCACTGGATGTCGCGGTTGACCATTCTCAGCTGATTCCACTTCAATTCAGATTTGCCTTGATTCCTTTTTAGTCATATCAAATGAACAATTGTCCTTGCAGGTGTCTGAACTGGTGGTGCAGTACGACAGAGAAAACCTGACAGTTTGGGGAAACGCCAGCCACAAGATTATCAAGAAGTGTTACAAGGAGGTGAGATCCCTAACCACAAGCCAGTTGGTTTGACTGAGCCAATGTGCTCCTTCATATTCTTTCAACTTGCTCATTGTCCTTTCCTTATTCTATTTACATGTGGAACCTGAGACCACATCTAGGTATGCACACAGCAAACGTCCTTTGGTCCCTGGTGAGGGTCATTGAGAGACAGCATAAGAATTGAGACTTGATCATGGAGTGGACAGAACAGTAGGAGTCAAAAACCAAGACGAGATAACCAACACAAACTGCAACATGTTACCGAagccattgtgtttgtgtttggaatTGGCAAGATTCAATAGCCAAGCATCTATACCTCCCCCTCAAACTAAAATTCCTACTTAAACATTGGATTTTATAACCCTGTTATAAGCAAGTAACTGTTGTGTGTTCAACATGATGATGAGTGTGATAAAAGTGTCATTGGaagcataaaaatgtatttccactTCCACcagcgcatgttttaccaactgacatttactggtaagcgcatatGCGTGCATTGTTCGCAAAGGTAATGAagtttttataattattatttttttacttaaaatattctacatttagaaattgtaagtttttttttatctgatagtctttttttttcaaatccagcattattgaatcaataacatttcaagctcctccaatacatttgacctgtgCAGTGTATTGTATCATTATTGTATGGGAAACATGTTTCAAATAGATTTAACATGTCCACCGTGGAGTGGCGCTTGAGTCCGTTTATGTTGTTAAAAActagaatatcagataaaacatacaatttcaaAATCTAgacttttaattaaaaaaaaacttataaccatgtacgcatgcACTTACCAGtgaacgtcagttggtaaaacaggCGCAATTTCCAGTTCCAGCACCGGAATTTCTGGTGGAGCACATCAGGCAGAGACATGGGGTTCTGCTCCTTTGTTTGGAAACAGACTCTCACCCCTGCTTCTCTCTTCTTCATTCCTCCTGTGTATGAGCGCTGTGACGCCACTGCTGCCTGCTGTCCATTTGAGCTCATTGCATAGAATATTTTTAACACtaattatgttgaaaaaaatctgtgatACTGAATAAGAAATCCAAAGTGTCCTAGTCCCTTTCTAGTCACATACTAAGGACACATCTGTATCCCCGTTGTTCAAATACTGGAGCCTTGTTACTCACGGATCTGTGGTTTTATCTGTTTCATTAATTTTAACTTGAATTAAGTGAGTCACTTTCTGTTTGGTTAAGTTGACCGCGgttgcgtgtctgtgtgttgtaGAACCCCCGAGTCCCCCTGCTCTTCAGTTTCCCCAGGGTTCTGCAGTTGCTCGGCCTCTTCTACACAGGACTCCTGCCATTTGTTCCTCTGAAAGAGCAGTTCTTGGAGATCCCCATGCCCTCCATCATTAACAAGTACGTGCCAGCCTTTCAGCTTCTTATAAACTTTCAGTGCGTGCTGCCCATGAAGGTGATCGATGAAGTGGAAAGAGCTGCATCGGGACTCTTGATAGAAGCTTGGCTCTTGAtgacacagcagcagatgtAGCCGGAACAAAGACCCGTGCACTGCTCTTACCATACGTACCATAAAGGCCGAGTCATTGTCAGTATACTTGACCACACACGGAGCTCAGAAACATTGCCATTGTCAGCATTCCCATGTCAGCAGCCTAAAAAACTATGAATGATCACCACAATATGGAGCTTTTGTTGATGTTCAGAAGTCGAGCAGGAGCGCAGGCTTTGTCAGAGAAATATTGCGTATTAATATTCACcaaataataattacaacaaatgtaaaaaataaataaaacacagaaaaaaatcatgagaTTTTCAAAGGGATTTCGAGgagactgaagactgaaagaatgaaatgaaagaaccCCAGATTTTGTGAAATTTAGTTTTGGAGACTACTGACAGACGGATCTTTTCCATGCTTAGCTATGACATCTTTTAACCAATTGGCAGCATCCTTCCATCACAGCAAAATGGCTCGACGGGCCACTAGTAAGGTGAACGAGAGTGTCGGTCTGGTAGCTAGAGTAAACCGTTCACCATCCTCTCCAGTGGGGCCAAAAAGAGCCAACAACAGGTCTGGAGTGATGTTCTTCTTGGTGATAGCAGATAATGCTTGGAAAACACTTTTCCAAAATGAGTCCAGTTGGAGGCAGGTCCAGAACATGTGAATGAGAGTGGCCTCTGGTCCTCCATATCTGTTACGTTGAGGACTTACATCTCGGTAGATGTGTGAGACAGAGGCGAGCACAAAAGGAAGTCTTATTTACAAGAGATCAAATTGAagacaatgtttaaaaaaaaatatttacgaTTTTTTTCTGGTGACATAAGCTAGTTAACCTTGCCGGATCTTATAAAGCCACTATATGGAAGGGGTGGGGCCTCATCATTGCATCGCCTTCGCGCTTGTTGGCTGTCTGACCTTGCATCTCTCTCGCTGTTATCCGAGCCACAATGCCATTTCAAAGATAATCTGCGCAGAGAAGGTTATTAAAAGAAGCAGTGACAACCTCTgagtcatgtgtgtttgtgcgtgagtCTGGACTGATGTCAGTGGATGTATGAAAGTCCTGGAGCTTATGATTCTGTAAATGTGATTCTCCATTATTATCGTCGTCTGCAGGCTGATGGATCCAAACCATTTAACCAGGAGTCAGCGTATCTTGGCCTACCTGGCAGACAGGTGACTTATTCAGCCACATGTCCTGTGGTGGTGGAATACATTTATTGAAAATTCCAACTGTCGAAAAAGGCTTCAGAAAGTGTTTCAGAAATGCTCTTTCTTCCCTGCAGCTTATTAATGAGGAAGGCTCTGTTTAATCACCTGACTGCCAGAGGGATACAGGTAAATACCAGTCAACAATTGGCTCTTTGGATTGATCGAGTTTATgaatttgttttcctctgaactGGACCTGATGTGACGCCCTTAGGCTGTAACAAATATGAGTTCTCTTTCTGTCGATCATGACTTTTACTTTCAATCATCAGTTCTTCAATTATGAGTCTACTTTTTTATATACACATGAACCCTTCttgcttctttattttcttcttttcatatgTCCAACTTTTAGCTTTTACCACATCACCTCTGCCCTGTAtcgatatatatagatatagagatcactctaaaatattgaaatgtgtcTCAAATGTTTCTCAGTAAATCTTTACATACATAGAAGCTAATGTAAGTTATTACCAAGACTGGTAGTAAGTCTGATCCGACCTCCACTCACCTGCTCCGCTCTGGTCTCAGGTCTACATCTGGGTGCTCAATGACGAGGAGGACTTCCAGAGAGCGTTTGATTTAGGAGCCACCGGAGTTATGACAGATTTTCCCACCCGGCTTAAGGACTACATGGACCGGAATGGCATTTCTAAACTCGAGTGACCTGCCAAAATCCAGCCACACAACAGTGATTATCCCTCAGCTTAACTGACCTGCCAAACCCAACTGTCCCACTACCACGTTTGAGGCATATATTTCAGCAGGGCGACACAGGAACTAGCGTCGCAAGAACCAGTTGATCTACTGACACAACTTGGGTGTGTGGACGCACTGTGGTCATCTGTCTGCTGCCAGGCCCTTTTATGTCGGGAACCACCTCAATACTTGGCCAAAGCAACCACAAtggttaaatatttattttgttcaaatgCTTTAATCCAGTCtcttgaagtatttttgagGATATACTGCTGTACTGCTGTAAGCAATACTCTCCTGCACAGCGACTGCCAGAGATGTCATCTCATGTCATCGATATAAATACTATGTAACTATCTATATTTTGACAGCAATTTGTTTTCCATCATGGCCAGTAATATTTGAAACAAGCACTGTGCAGTAAATGTAATATTTCTACACAggactgttttgttgttgtgtttcacaTGCTGTGTGTGACAAATGTGTCTTAATGGGTcggatgtttttatttaaatgccTTTTCATTTCTAAGATTATCTATATATAATGCATATGTTGATGTTGTGGAAAGcatttatttctgtgtgtgtgtgtgtttaaaaaaatgatttcaacaTGATGGTCAAAACTGGTTGAATGTATCaatgtatttaattatttaaatttaaaatacgTCTATTATAGAAGTTTTGTCCAATTTATTCATCGGGAATAAAGTGTCACAGGTTTTATCTTTCAAAGAGATTCCCAAGAAAATCATTAATAAATAGAATTTTCATTAATATGTTGTCAATGTATTCTGTATTTTGGGGGAAAGAACCGGTCTGTCTGTCTAAATTTAACCATTTATTGTTCTTCTGCTTTATATAGTTGCTTTTGCTGTCTTTTCAATATGATTTCATGTCTATTCCGAGCGACAGGCAGCAGGAGGCGGACACCATTTGCACTTCATCCCCGTAactgttttgctttctttttcttccttttaaaTGCTACACATGAAGATAAACACTTGACAATAGCTGACGCACATTTGAAGTGAACGTTTGTGTCCTGTTACTTTAAAGGTTATTAGCGACTTCTTCTGACCAATGAACGTGGTGTTGCTATGCCTTATTAGCGCTGTGATTGGTGGACTCTCTTGTCATTTATGTCTTCAGCCAAAGACGATATGTTGCACTGCGAAAATCGGTCACGTCGACTTGCTAAACTATTGCGGCAAAAATTGCGGCGCATGTGTACCTATCTTAGGTAAGCGTTCAAATGCGAATGTGGTATTGTTTTACACGCTACAATGATGTAGCAAAACGCCTTTAAAATTTCCTtgactgtatttttaaaaattatgcCTTCAATAAATGCGACATGTCCAACATCAGTATCAAAGCCCGCTGTATCTTCTCTTGATATTTTCTCGTTCATTTCAGCTCAAGAAAATATTTAAGATTTGAAAATACTAGACTAATGCTTCCCCGGAAGTGTGAGGAAGGGTGTCATCTCGTCCCGGCTGACGCGCGCcgactctctgcctcctcctccgaACTCTTTTGGGCATCGTTGCGCGTCAAAACATTGCGTCTCTGCAGGACTTGCCAGGacgagagagaagaggaaatttGCCTAGGAAAGGAATGCGAGACGGGGCTTAGCACTGGCACCAGCGCTTGGAAAAACGAGGAGGTGCGACGTTTCCTAGTCTGCGTGGAGATCtccctttttcttctgtcaaagGTAAACGCCGTTTTGGGTCACGCACTTTTTATACCCCGATGCTTTTTCTGGAACCGATGACAACATTGCTGCTTGGCTAAAGAGGCATTTCTGCTGGAAACTTGGGAGGATTTGCGTAGAGCTTTTTTTGGAAGGACACATGTTGTTGTGATGGTGGTCGTTCGTCATCATGGTCAATATCAGTGATCGCTGATAACGATCACGTTGCCGCGAATGCGGATCAGCTGATCGTCCACAGTGGGTCAAAGCCATTGCAGATGTTAAAGcctttaagtgtgtgtgtgttcgtgagCTGAGACATCCCTGCCATCTGGACTCAGTGTGGTGGCTCAAGTTCTGCCCCAGATAAAGTGCGCCACTGCCCGTGACCTGATTCCTACCCACGAGCTCACATGCCGGAGAACCATCGACCCTCCTGCCAGTTCCTGTTTGTGTAGTCCATGTGTGTGACGTGTTGCACCAGGTGAGGATGGTCTCCGCACCAGGCAGGCTCGGTCTGGCAGGTGGGGCTGCTGAATCAGCTCTTCTTATCTCAGTCACTGAGGAAAACACGAGTGGACATCGAAGAGCTGCCACCTCTTCACCTCTGAACCTGTGTGTGAACCGATGTGTTGAAGTGCAGAGCAGACGGTTATCGATCACCACGAAGGATCGATGGAGGAGGTCAGGGAGTTACTTGAAAACgacttgtgtttgtgtacaaAAGTagccattattattgttgttgttgttgttgttgttgttgttattaactgtgggaagaataaaggaagtctaatctaataataataacgtttGTTTTTCGATTCAGTAAATTGATTTATCACTTTAGCATTTGCTTTGATCAGTTTAAATCCGAACGCTTTGAAATCTGCATTTCTTTCCTACAAAGTTTAACAGGTAGTTTGTGAAGGTTTTGTCAATACAACTTTAGTTAGTGAGACTATGACCATTAAAAGAGACctttgtggttaaaaaaaggaAGTAATTTCAGAAGAAATTGTGAACTACTTTTTCCACTCTGCATCGCCAGTAAAAGCCAGGATATATTGTGTGTTGAATCCCATGTTTAACAGCTTAACCTTCACCTCTCTCCCTATATATGTTGAGCCTGAATtgctgaaacaaagacaacctAGTTGATCAGAGATTGTGTACCTTTCATTTGTGGCTCAGCTGCTCTTCAACAAAGTGAACCTCAGACTCCCTGAAAAAAGAATGACCTCCCATAATTGACGCTAGAATTcaaggctgtgtgtgtttgacttgtGGCTTAATTTAGTCAATTTAATTTGGCAACATTTGAATTGGGTCACATGTATTTTTGGGCTGAACCTAGTGTTACATTTCCTGCGTCTACATTCTGATGGCAATATTTTAGGTTGCTGGTGTTTGGTCTGGCGTGGAGAGTGTAGTGTGCATGGCAACAGtaaccagacacacacacacctgcgatGGTTTTGCTCTGCTACATCAGTGAGATTTGATATGCGAGGGAGAAGAGCGCAGCTTTTCTGTTCAGTCGGTGATGTCATACTGCTGTTGGCCTGCGTGTAGGTCTGAAAGGAAGGCAGGAGGAGAGTAAGTGCCAAATTTGTGCCTCTACTGCCCGTGAGCAGCTCGTGCTGGGgggatggtcacatgaccgagACGTTTGAGCTGCCCCACGTCCTCATTTGACTCCCCTGATCTCCCGATGTAGGAGTTGGTCCCCTCTGATTCCTGCTGCTCTCCGTCATTGTCAGAAGCCGCCGCAGCATCACTGTGTTACGTAACAAAGGTTGTCGTGTAGAGAGACGAGAGCGCTTTTGGGCTGGTGAGGCTCATGGCATGTTTGCTTTTGTGATGGCACCCAGAAAGGACTAGAGGGGACTGAACCACGCGActgatgagagagagagtgacggCAGAAACAAACGCCAGCGGGAAGCAGAGTCCCGGAGACTAGAGATGTGTGTTACATGTCTATAACTCTTCTTAAAGCACCTGTCTTGCACAATTCTATCAAGACAGTCAATGGTACTAAAGTGTTTCATTCAATGTACCCTATGTAGCCAAGagtgtgaaatgaaaagaaaataaatggttggaagaatatttcatcatttcatatAATGCTCTCATCATCATAACACATGTCCATGAAGTGTTTTGAAGTTTGTAAATCTATGTTTGTCTTACTGAACTTACACTTAAGTTGAACATCTTCTGCTACTCAACCTCCTATTGCACTGTTCATACCACGACTAAAATAACTGTCAAATTACCACCATCATTCAGTATCGTTTAGCCTTCCGTTTATGCTTCGTAGTTATGGCTCTGTTATTATAGACTAAAACTGCTAGTAGTTATACTTCTACAGTCAATATCAACGAAGTATTACTCTGAAAACAATCAGTACTAGCTACCACAGCAGTTGGAATCACTCTTATCACcctatgtatattatattatattatattatacaaatattttcaaggcatGAAAAgggctttagtttaaataaggtgatataaaaacttgaatatcgccaccatcgtgatttattgtgctattgtcaaactgatgcaaagtaaacaatattttgttgtttaaatgtactgtatatatggatccatcatttgattcagtaatataccaaattcattcaaattgaaaattgtgccttcttgtggcaaatattcttataccattaaactgcgattcatttagattaattcatcacaaattaatGTATATACATAAGAAGTattgtgtgtaaatgtgtgtgagtggcttattttttcattatatatacaAAGTAAAACATGCTTGACTTTGCtgcaaaattattttttgtcaacatACATTTCAATCTATTTAACAGCTCTTTCTACtacaaaaaatatttggttTATTACCTTAATGGTAGCAATACGACCACCTCACTCCTCCTATATTAAATTGTccttactattattattactattaataatcTCCTGCTggtaatgtttgttttattacacTGCCACCAAGTGATGTATCACTCACATGTCCTGGCAATCGTAGGATGGCTCACTGCTACTGCTGTTCAttcctttattcatttatttttctgcagtttgttcccgtgtttgtgttgcagcctATCCCAGGTACTTGGTGGTAAAAGATGGGGGGCAAAAATTGCGTCTGAAAAAAACACACCTAAAACTAACTGAAGAAGTGAAGTAGGGGTCGGCAAAGCATCGACCTGTGGGGCTCAGTTGACTCACAGGCCACAAGTTAGGGACCCAgtggatgaagcagaatgaATCGAATGGTGCGTATGCGactgtttttattgtgtgtgACTCCCAGGCTGAACCTGATGCAGTTTTACAAGCAGCTTTACGAAGTTTCTTCCCTTTCTCAGAGGGGTGGAAGCATGTGGCAGGTTAAAAATGTGGAGCCTGGCAAATCAACAAACGACTCTTTGGTGTCCAGGTCAATGAGCAAGTTAATCCTTGGACAGACCAGGGTGCCATATAAGGTGAAGCCACAAATGGTCTCTGAAGTGGGATGGTGAAGTGAGGCCAGCCAGAGTAAGCAGACCTATTGTGTTTGAATGACCCTTCCATTCCTCCTGGAACGATGGGACCCCTTTATGAGGGACTGAAGAGACAGTGTGTCGGACCTGGAGAGAATGGAGATGGAGATTATTGCTGGGATTCACTTTCTCAAGGGCTGGAAACAATCCACCTCCGTTGTGTCAATGCAGTAAGGACAGGTGTTCTGTCCTTTGTCCTAACAGTCATTCCTCACCATCCGGTTGGTCAGTCAAGGTCTGTGGGGCCTCCACCTTCTTACAGTATATAGAAAAACAGGGCTTTTTGTTGTGGTGCCTCCTAGTTCTTTCTCCAAGTTCGCCTCACACCCTCCTGTGACGGAGCATTGTAGTGTGGCCTACTGTAAGACACGGAAACTACAGGACATTCAAAAGCAGATTGTTGACACGCACTGGAGTGTATCTGCATGTGTACGGGGGGGCATGTGGCAGGGGTCAAGTCCGTCGACGGCACTAAGCGTGTCTTTGTGCCGCAATCCCACGCGGCTGGCACCGAGTCAGAGGAGGGAAAACAAGGGCACGTCTCTGcggcttatttatttatatcccCCGGTCCTTCCCGTCATCACCGCAGCCTTTATCGGTCCCAGAGTGACACTAAAAACAAAACGCCGAAGAGGCccctttcttttgtttgtgctaATGTCGAGGAGAGCTGCAGCGCACCAGCTTCCCTGCAGTGGAGGAAAGAGACTGCAAACAAACTTGGCAAAACAGCGGCTCTCCTGAGCGCAGGCTGTCTTCGCTCCATCTTCATGACCCACACAGCCACTTGGAGCTGAAATGGTCATTAAAGTCAGATTAGTAATAATACCTAATTACTGCTGCGCCACCAGGAAGTGAGCACTGACCCCGAACTGTTCcctccattcattcattcacccgCCGCAGCTCATCTGACCGGGGAACTGGGGCGAATCCTGACATGAGTCAATGCATATTCCTGTCATGGCGACTCCCAACATTTTGGAAGGGCTTCCAGGTCGGCCAGCTCATCTCCTCCGCCAGCAGGGGCGCACACCGGCACCAGTGGTTTAAGGGCTCTGTCTGTTTGGAGCGAGCCTTGCACGAGCCTCACAGTTGTGCTGGACTAAGCTGATTATCTCTTATAGACCCGAGCACAGAGCAGGAGGTGCTGCCTGCGTGTGTGCGCTGAATAGGCCTGCACCGGCTGAGTGAATGAGAACAGCTACAGTTGCAATGGTGCAAAAAAACTGAATGCCACTGCTTTTGTTTGACACCACTGTT carries:
- the gdpd1 gene encoding lysophospholipase D GDPD1; translation: MCAAVYVLSTLTGYVLTSALLLKCPSILHRKKKETFRSRHISHRGGAGENLENTMAAFKHAVDLGTDMLELDCHLTKDEQVVVSHDPHLQRATGMNAHISELSYAELPPYLCKLGVTFQRECFCEGAQNERIPLLKDVFDAFPNTPINIDIKVNDDKLIKKVSELVVQYDRENLTVWGNASHKIIKKCYKENPRVPLLFSFPRVLQLLGLFYTGLLPFVPLKEQFLEIPMPSIINKLMDPNHLTRSQRILAYLADSLLMRKALFNHLTARGIQVYIWVLNDEEDFQRAFDLGATGVMTDFPTRLKDYMDRNGISKLE